In Bradyrhizobium sp. 1(2017), one DNA window encodes the following:
- a CDS encoding LemA family protein, which translates to MSTGWIVLGVIVVLVLFAFSAYNRLVALSQRVGQAFADIDVQLKQRHDLIPNLVETVKGYASHERGTLDDVIKARNSAMSAQGPAQVSAAENQLSGALGRLIALSEAYPDLKANANFQQLASELSDIENKIAASRRFFNNAVQEYNTGIQQLPAALFAGMFGFTKKDFFDLGASRTEVEATPQVKF; encoded by the coding sequence ATGTCGACCGGCTGGATCGTTCTCGGCGTCATCGTCGTCCTCGTGCTGTTCGCCTTCAGTGCCTACAACCGCCTGGTGGCGCTGAGCCAGCGCGTCGGCCAGGCCTTTGCCGACATCGACGTGCAGCTCAAGCAGCGCCACGACCTGATCCCGAACCTGGTCGAGACCGTGAAGGGCTATGCCTCGCACGAGCGCGGCACGCTCGACGACGTCATCAAGGCGCGCAACTCGGCGATGTCGGCGCAGGGGCCGGCGCAGGTGTCCGCCGCCGAGAACCAACTCTCAGGCGCGCTCGGCCGGCTGATCGCGCTGTCGGAGGCCTATCCCGACCTCAAGGCCAACGCCAATTTCCAGCAGCTCGCATCCGAGCTCTCCGATATCGAGAACAAGATCGCGGCCAGCCGCCGCTTCTTCAACAACGCGGTCCAGGAATACAACACCGGCATCCAGCAGTTACCCGCCGCCTTGTTCGCCGGCATGTTCGGCTTCACCAAGAAGGACTTCTTCGATCTCGGCGCCAGCCGCACCGAGGTCGAGGCGACGCCGCAGGTGAAGTTCTGA
- a CDS encoding small ribosomal subunit Rsm22 family protein, whose protein sequence is MIAPTLPAELKAALDAKLQGFSRTDAAQRSQKISTAYRAGGGSGTIKSEADALAYALARMPATYAAVAASLNALTEIAPGLAPETLLDVGAGPGTATWAAAEAFPSLQDFTLLDVNATLSRLALDLARDSSRLAECRHLPGDAGGNLAEVSQADLVIASYVIGELGEADQRKLTEAMWAKARHALVVIEPGTPAGYARILALRQQLIAAGASVAAPCPHEKPCPLTAPDWCHFSQRLPRSQAHRQIKGADVPFEDERFIYVALTRTPPAARAARVLAPPDVGKAGITAKLCTETGIALTNVPRRDKPAYADARRWRWGEAIMSES, encoded by the coding sequence ATGATCGCTCCCACCCTCCCCGCCGAACTGAAAGCCGCCCTCGACGCCAAGCTCCAGGGCTTTTCGCGCACCGACGCCGCACAACGATCTCAGAAAATCTCGACGGCCTATCGCGCCGGTGGCGGCTCCGGCACGATCAAGTCGGAAGCCGATGCGCTCGCTTACGCGTTGGCACGGATGCCGGCCACGTATGCAGCGGTGGCCGCGAGCCTCAACGCGCTGACCGAGATCGCGCCCGGCCTTGCGCCGGAGACGCTGCTCGACGTCGGGGCAGGCCCGGGCACCGCGACCTGGGCGGCCGCCGAAGCCTTCCCGTCGCTACAGGATTTCACGCTGCTGGACGTCAACGCCACGCTGAGCCGGCTCGCGCTCGATCTGGCACGCGACAGCTCGCGTCTGGCGGAGTGCCGCCATCTGCCCGGTGATGCCGGCGGCAACCTCGCCGAGGTCTCGCAAGCCGATCTCGTCATCGCCAGCTACGTCATCGGCGAGCTCGGCGAGGCCGATCAGCGGAAGCTCACCGAAGCGATGTGGGCAAAAGCGCGCCACGCTCTGGTCGTGATCGAGCCCGGCACACCCGCCGGCTATGCCCGCATCCTCGCGCTGCGCCAGCAATTGATCGCCGCAGGTGCGTCCGTCGCCGCGCCCTGCCCGCACGAAAAGCCCTGCCCGCTCACCGCACCGGACTGGTGCCATTTCAGCCAGCGCCTGCCGCGCTCGCAGGCGCACCGCCAGATCAAGGGCGCCGACGTACCGTTCGAGGACGAGCGCTTCATCTACGTTGCCCTGACCCGGACACCACCCGCCGCGCGTGCTGCGCGCGTGCTGGCACCGCCGGATGTCGGCAAAGCCGGGATCACGGCGAAGCTCTGCACGGAGACTGGGATCGCACTGACGAACGTCCCCCGACGCGACAAGCCTGCCTATGCCGATGCCAGGCGCTGGCGTTGGGGCGAGGCGATCATGTCCGAAAGTTAA
- the smc gene encoding chromosome segregation protein SMC, with the protein MKITRLRLHGFKSFVEPTDFVIEPGLTGVVGPNGCGKSNLVEALRWAMGETSYKSLRAADMDAVIFAGSGNRPARNHAEVTMTIDNADRTAPAAMNDSQLLEISRRIEREAGSVYRINGRDVRARDVQILFADAATGARSPALVHQGKIGEIIQAKPEQRRRVLEDAAGVAGLHARRHEAELRLKAAETNLTRVEDVIGQLSGQMEGLKKQARQAVRYREVAAKVRKAEATLFHLRWIGAHADVNESGQTHDIAVREMAERTQHQAEAARIQAIRAAEMPALRDAEARAAAGLQRLTNARELLDREEERAKERVAELERRLAQFEGDISRAQQQTMDADVALQRLDTEDAELKEEIKSRVEKRSGVDERVAEAEAVLTETEQRFAELTTALADLTAKRNQLEANVRTHRDKLARLDQEIANVVAEEQKLAAETGGFGDLDELTALVETAEQTLAASEAAAQASEAAHVAARQTLESSRSPLVEADKRAQRLETEARTISKILNGETKNLWPPIIDGITVDKGFEKAIGAALGDDLDAPVDPSAPMRWTNAGVTDGDPELPEGVVPLANHVQAPAELARRLAQIGVVPRERGAELVSQLKTGQRLVSPEGDVWRWDGFVAAAHAPTGAARRLAERARLVDIENELEQARIDAQIKRQALENAESELQMAASTEGASREAWRAAQREFNSARERHATAEREISRHAARKATLSEAHSRLAADRAEAEAAYEYAEAGISELPSSEDTETRLAAVRSDIEGHRRMAAQVRAEAQALAREAELADRRVQAILAERTEWQNRKESAASHIDTIQARIAELTIERSELENAPAVFAEKRSALITEIEYAENDRRMAADALATAETAMAETDRVAKLTLEALSSSREATARAEERMEGARRRLEDIEREIRDMLEVEPQAVAGLAELEPGAELPPLHDIEEDLEKMRRDRERLGAVNLRAEEELREVETQHTGLVTERDDLVEAIKRLRQGIQSLNKEARERLLTSFEVVNDHFKRLFVELFGGGEAALHLIESDDPLEAGLEIIAKPPGKKPQTLSLLSGGEQALTAMALIFAVFLTNPSPICVLDEVDAPLDDHNVERYCNLLHEMTGSTDTRFIIITHNPITMARMNRLFGVTMAERGVSQLVSVSLAEAVDILDQNVA; encoded by the coding sequence ATGAAAATCACCCGCCTGCGCCTTCACGGTTTCAAGTCCTTCGTTGAGCCCACGGACTTCGTCATCGAGCCCGGCCTGACCGGCGTGGTCGGCCCCAACGGCTGCGGCAAGTCGAATCTCGTCGAGGCGCTGCGTTGGGCGATGGGCGAGACCTCGTACAAGTCGCTGCGCGCCGCCGACATGGACGCGGTGATCTTCGCCGGCTCCGGCAACCGTCCCGCGCGCAACCACGCCGAAGTGACGATGACGATCGACAACGCCGATCGCACCGCGCCGGCGGCGATGAACGACAGCCAGCTTCTCGAAATCTCCCGCCGCATCGAGCGCGAGGCAGGCTCGGTCTATCGCATCAACGGCCGCGACGTGCGCGCCCGCGACGTGCAGATCCTGTTCGCCGATGCCGCCACCGGCGCGCGTTCGCCCGCCCTCGTCCACCAGGGCAAGATCGGCGAGATCATCCAGGCCAAGCCCGAGCAGCGCCGCCGCGTGCTGGAAGACGCCGCCGGCGTCGCCGGCCTGCATGCCCGCCGCCACGAGGCCGAGCTGCGGCTGAAGGCGGCCGAAACCAACCTCACCCGCGTCGAGGACGTGATCGGCCAGCTCTCCGGCCAGATGGAAGGCCTGAAGAAGCAGGCCCGCCAGGCCGTGCGCTACCGCGAAGTCGCGGCCAAGGTGCGCAAGGCCGAGGCCACCCTGTTCCACCTGCGCTGGATCGGCGCCCATGCCGACGTCAACGAATCCGGCCAGACCCATGACATCGCCGTCCGCGAGATGGCGGAACGCACCCAGCATCAGGCCGAGGCCGCCCGCATCCAGGCGATCCGCGCCGCCGAAATGCCGGCCCTGCGCGATGCCGAGGCGCGCGCCGCGGCCGGGCTGCAGCGCCTGACCAACGCCCGCGAGTTGCTCGACCGCGAAGAGGAGCGCGCCAAGGAGCGCGTCGCCGAGCTCGAGCGCCGTCTCGCCCAGTTCGAAGGCGACATTTCCCGTGCTCAGCAACAAACCATGGACGCCGACGTCGCGCTGCAACGGCTCGACACCGAAGACGCCGAGCTGAAGGAAGAGATCAAGTCGCGTGTCGAGAAGCGCTCCGGCGTCGACGAACGCGTCGCGGAAGCCGAAGCGGTGCTGACCGAAACCGAGCAGCGCTTCGCCGAGCTCACCACCGCGCTCGCCGACCTTACCGCCAAGCGCAACCAGCTCGAGGCCAATGTCCGCACCCATCGCGACAAGCTCGCCCGGCTCGACCAGGAGATCGCGAATGTCGTCGCGGAAGAGCAGAAGCTCGCAGCCGAGACCGGCGGCTTCGGCGACCTCGACGAGCTGACCGCACTGGTCGAGACCGCGGAGCAGACGCTGGCTGCTTCGGAAGCCGCCGCGCAAGCGAGCGAAGCCGCGCACGTTGCCGCCCGCCAGACGCTGGAATCCTCGCGCTCACCGCTGGTCGAAGCCGACAAGCGCGCACAGCGGCTCGAAACCGAGGCGCGCACGATCTCCAAGATCCTCAACGGCGAGACCAAGAATCTGTGGCCGCCGATCATCGACGGCATCACCGTCGACAAGGGTTTTGAAAAGGCGATCGGCGCTGCCCTCGGCGACGATCTCGACGCGCCGGTCGATCCGTCGGCGCCGATGCGCTGGACCAATGCCGGGGTCACCGACGGCGATCCCGAGCTGCCCGAAGGCGTCGTGCCGCTCGCCAATCACGTGCAGGCGCCGGCCGAGCTGGCGCGCCGTCTGGCGCAGATCGGCGTCGTGCCGCGCGAGCGCGGCGCCGAGCTGGTCTCGCAGCTCAAGACCGGCCAGCGGCTGGTCTCGCCCGAAGGCGACGTCTGGCGCTGGGACGGCTTCGTCGCCGCGGCTCACGCGCCGACCGGCGCCGCGCGGCGGCTGGCCGAGCGCGCCCGCCTCGTCGACATCGAGAACGAGCTCGAGCAGGCCCGCATCGACGCGCAGATCAAGCGCCAGGCGCTGGAGAATGCCGAGTCCGAGCTGCAGATGGCTGCCAGCACCGAAGGCGCCAGCCGCGAAGCCTGGCGCGCCGCGCAGCGCGAGTTCAACTCCGCGCGCGAGCGCCATGCCACCGCCGAGCGCGAGATCAGCCGCCACGCCGCGCGCAAGGCGACGCTGTCGGAAGCGCACAGCCGCCTTGCCGCCGACCGCGCCGAGGCCGAGGCCGCCTACGAATACGCCGAAGCCGGGATCTCCGAGCTGCCGTCGAGCGAGGACACCGAGACCCGCCTCGCTGCCGTCCGCAGCGACATCGAGGGCCACCGTCGCATGGCCGCGCAGGTCCGCGCCGAGGCGCAGGCGCTGGCGCGCGAGGCCGAGCTGGCCGACCGCCGCGTGCAGGCGATCCTCGCCGAGCGCACCGAGTGGCAGAACCGCAAGGAGAGCGCGGCCTCCCACATCGACACCATCCAGGCCCGCATTGCCGAACTCACGATCGAGCGCAGCGAGCTCGAGAACGCGCCGGCCGTGTTCGCCGAGAAGCGCAGCGCGCTGATCACCGAGATCGAATACGCCGAGAACGACCGCCGCATGGCCGCCGACGCGCTCGCCACCGCGGAGACCGCGATGGCCGAGACCGATCGCGTCGCCAAGCTGACGCTGGAGGCGCTCTCGAGCTCCCGCGAGGCCACCGCCCGCGCCGAGGAGCGCATGGAAGGCGCGCGGCGCCGGCTCGAGGACATCGAGCGCGAGATCCGCGACATGCTCGAGGTCGAGCCGCAGGCCGTCGCCGGCCTCGCCGAGCTCGAGCCCGGCGCCGAGCTGCCGCCGCTGCACGACATCGAGGAGGACCTCGAGAAGATGCGCCGCGACCGCGAGCGCCTCGGCGCAGTGAACTTGCGCGCCGAGGAAGAGCTGCGCGAGGTCGAGACCCAGCACACCGGCCTCGTCACCGAGCGTGACGACCTGGTTGAGGCCATCAAGCGGCTGCGCCAGGGCATCCAGAGCCTCAACAAAGAGGCGCGCGAGCGGTTGCTGACCTCGTTCGAGGTCGTCAACGACCACTTCAAGCGCCTGTTCGTCGAGCTGTTCGGCGGCGGCGAGGCCGCGCTGCACCTGATCGAGAGCGACGACCCGCTGGAAGCCGGTCTCGAAATCATTGCCAAGCCGCCGGGCAAGAAGCCGCAGACGCTGTCGCTGCTCTCGGGCGGCGAGCAGGCGCTGACCGCGATGGCGCTGATCTTCGCGGTGTTCTTGACCAACCCTTCGCCGATCTGCGTGCTGGACGAAGTCGACGCACCGCTCGACGACCACAATGTCGAACGGTATTGCAACCTGCTGCACGAGATGACCGGCTCGACCGACACGCGCTTCATCATCATCACGCACAATCCGATCACGATGGCGCGGATGAACCGCCTGTTCGGCGTCACCATGGCCGAGCGCGGCGTCTCGCAGCTCGTCTCGGTGAGCCTGGCCGAGGCCGTGGACATTCTCGACCAGAACGTGGCGTGA
- a CDS encoding DsbA family protein, with the protein MIITRRAFTTMLSLTGLAALAGFSPLRLVSEAMAQSAADVAKPVSLPDMALGPNDAAVTITEYASMTCPHCAAFNEQVFPKIKKEYIDTGKVRYVFREFPLDIKAAAGSMLSRCIANGDAPKYFAVTDMLFRQQSDWVLKNTTETLTRIGKQAGLTQQQVEACLKDQALLDKIAADQKYASDVLKVDSTPTFFINGEKIKGEGSFEEFAKRINPLLKS; encoded by the coding sequence GTGATCATCACCCGCCGCGCCTTCACCACGATGCTGTCGCTGACCGGGCTTGCCGCGCTCGCCGGATTCTCACCGCTGCGGCTGGTCTCTGAAGCCATGGCACAGTCCGCCGCCGATGTGGCCAAGCCCGTGTCGCTGCCCGACATGGCGCTCGGTCCGAACGATGCCGCCGTCACCATCACCGAATATGCCTCGATGACCTGCCCGCATTGCGCGGCCTTCAACGAGCAGGTGTTCCCCAAGATCAAGAAGGAATACATCGACACCGGCAAGGTGCGTTACGTCTTCCGGGAGTTCCCGCTCGACATCAAGGCCGCGGCGGGCTCGATGCTGTCGCGCTGCATCGCCAATGGCGACGCGCCGAAATACTTCGCCGTCACCGACATGCTGTTCCGCCAGCAGAGCGACTGGGTGTTGAAGAACACCACCGAGACCCTGACGCGGATCGGCAAGCAGGCCGGTCTCACCCAGCAGCAGGTCGAAGCCTGCCTGAAGGACCAGGCACTGCTCGACAAGATCGCCGCCGACCAGAAATACGCCAGCGACGTGCTGAAGGTGGATTCGACGCCGACCTTCTTCATCAACGGCGAGAAGATCAAGGGCGAGGGCTCGTTCGAGGAATTCGCCAAGCGGATCAATCCGCTGCTCAAGAGCTGA
- a CDS encoding DUF721 domain-containing protein, translating to MSKFPPKPGPISAKPLSLLLNDVFAEAYAKQGFAARELVTRWAQIAGPEIAAHAEPLKMQWPRPVEGQPQEPATLVLRVEGPMALEIQHSADVILERVNRFFGWSAVGKLAFRQAPLSRTRRPVRPGPPDPNAVAKVAESLTDIEDEQLKTALARLGAAIKRN from the coding sequence ATGTCCAAATTTCCTCCCAAGCCCGGTCCCATCAGCGCCAAGCCGCTGTCGCTCCTGCTCAACGACGTCTTTGCCGAGGCCTATGCCAAGCAGGGCTTTGCGGCGCGCGAGCTGGTGACGCGGTGGGCACAGATCGCCGGGCCCGAGATCGCGGCCCATGCCGAGCCGCTCAAGATGCAATGGCCGCGGCCGGTGGAGGGCCAGCCGCAGGAGCCCGCGACCCTGGTGCTGCGGGTCGAGGGGCCGATGGCGCTGGAGATCCAGCACTCCGCCGACGTGATCCTGGAGCGGGTCAACCGCTTCTTCGGCTGGAGCGCGGTCGGCAAGCTAGCCTTCCGCCAGGCCCCGCTGTCGCGCACCCGGCGGCCGGTGCGCCCCGGGCCGCCCGACCCCAACGCGGTCGCCAAAGTGGCCGAAAGCCTGACCGATATCGAAGATGAACAATTGAAGACAGCGCTGGCCCGGCTCGGGGCCGCCATCAAGCGAAATTGA
- the mutY gene encoding A/G-specific adenine glycosylase — protein MSPKSALKAKSEPVQSGGSARPALLLAWYDRHRRRLPWRAAPGEMSDPYRVWLSEIMLQQTTVKAVGPYFEKFVSRWPDVTALGQASQDDVLRMWAGLGYYSRARNLYACAVAVTQEHGGVFPDTEEGLRALPGIGPYTAAAIAAIAFDRHTMPVDGNIERVVSRLFAVEEELPQAKPLIQQLAATLLANSRTGDEKSRAGDSAQALMDLGASICTPKKPACSLCPLNEDCVARAQGTQETFPRKAPKKSGTLRRGAAFVVTRGDELLVRSRPEKGLLGGMTEVPGSDWLAGQDDAAAKLQAPDLKGLTRWQRKVGVVTHVFTHFPLELVVYTAKVEARTRAPAGMRWVSIATLADEALPNVMRKVIAHALD, from the coding sequence ATGAGCCCGAAATCTGCGCTTAAGGCCAAGTCGGAACCAGTTCAGTCGGGAGGTTCGGCTCGCCCCGCCTTGCTGCTCGCCTGGTACGACCGCCACCGTCGCCGGCTGCCCTGGCGCGCCGCGCCCGGCGAGATGTCGGATCCTTACCGGGTCTGGCTGTCGGAGATCATGCTCCAGCAGACCACGGTGAAGGCGGTCGGTCCCTATTTCGAAAAATTCGTCTCGCGCTGGCCAGACGTCACGGCGCTGGGACAGGCCTCGCAGGATGACGTGCTGCGGATGTGGGCCGGGCTGGGCTACTATTCGCGCGCACGTAATCTCTATGCCTGTGCGGTCGCGGTGACGCAGGAGCATGGCGGTGTGTTTCCTGATACCGAGGAAGGCCTGCGCGCGCTGCCGGGGATCGGGCCGTATACGGCGGCGGCGATTGCCGCCATCGCCTTCGATCGCCACACCATGCCGGTCGACGGCAATATCGAACGCGTGGTGTCGCGGCTCTTTGCCGTTGAAGAGGAGCTCCCGCAAGCCAAGCCGCTGATCCAGCAACTGGCGGCAACGCTGCTTGCCAACTCCCGCACAGGCGACGAGAAGTCTCGCGCTGGCGATAGCGCGCAGGCGCTGATGGATCTGGGCGCCTCGATCTGCACGCCGAAGAAACCGGCCTGCTCGCTGTGCCCGCTGAACGAGGATTGCGTCGCGCGTGCGCAGGGCACGCAGGAAACGTTTCCGCGCAAGGCGCCGAAGAAGAGCGGGACGCTGCGGCGCGGCGCCGCCTTCGTCGTGACGCGCGGCGATGAGTTGCTCGTCCGCAGTCGGCCTGAAAAGGGCCTGCTCGGCGGCATGACCGAAGTGCCGGGCTCGGATTGGCTCGCCGGCCAGGACGACGCGGCGGCGAAGCTGCAGGCGCCGGACTTGAAAGGACTGACGCGCTGGCAGCGCAAGGTGGGCGTGGTCACCCACGTCTTCACGCACTTTCCGCTGGAGTTGGTGGTCTACACCGCGAAGGTCGAGGCCCGCACCCGCGCGCCCGCGGGTATGCGCTGGGTGTCGATTGCGACCCTTGCCGATGAAGCGCTGCCCAATGTCATGCGCAAGGTGATCGCGCACGCCCTGGACTGA
- a CDS encoding sensor domain-containing diguanylate cyclase, producing MRALWQQAKNRLHAFEDHLTVRTQIAAAVAALSIVLVGTLAAGAALISYRNTAALIDSSLTQIASTTSGRLDRFMATRQQEIKLFAELQPMQPLWQGDPAALRRALESLQRTFSDFAWIGFADTEGNVVAATGGLLQGKSVAARPWFKQGLRSVAIGDVHEALLLASLLTQRANNEPYRFVDIAVPVHDAAGKLLGVLGGHLDWNWASNLIKDAEANDGNTNTQLSILSKGGTILVGPKQETVRYGGDDLAGILKAGVGTLHETVDERQMLTAFHVGKGHRDYQGLNWIVTASQPASVALAAAISSAQTILAIGAVTALIGLSLAMLVSRRIAGPIIAITGEADRIGRAHGPTMLARQSGSAEVVQLSRALRSLLRRIGLAEERTREAELRATENAMQLQEDMLKLRQLADTDFMTGLMNRRSFLAVADDAVAFCRRYKRNMATLMIDIDHFKKINDTHGHPAGDDAIKRVAEIVSQSIRTTDKAARFGGEEFVVLLREIDQETAALLADRIRTSIESATVRHGDIVIPITVSVGLALFDERDRDVQDVIERADQGLYVAKKTGRNRTFLMPATDERAARAA from the coding sequence ATGCGCGCGCTGTGGCAGCAGGCCAAGAACCGCCTGCACGCATTCGAAGACCATCTGACGGTACGAACCCAGATCGCCGCGGCCGTGGCGGCCTTGTCGATCGTCCTTGTCGGCACGCTCGCCGCCGGCGCAGCCCTCATCAGCTATCGAAATACGGCCGCCCTCATCGATAGCAGTCTCACGCAGATCGCCTCCACCACCTCGGGCCGGCTCGACCGCTTCATGGCGACGCGCCAGCAGGAGATCAAGCTGTTCGCGGAGCTGCAACCGATGCAGCCGCTGTGGCAGGGCGATCCGGCCGCCCTGCGCCGCGCGCTCGAATCCCTCCAGCGCACTTTTTCCGACTTCGCCTGGATCGGCTTTGCCGATACCGAGGGCAACGTCGTCGCCGCAACCGGCGGCCTGCTGCAGGGCAAGTCCGTGGCTGCGCGGCCCTGGTTCAAGCAAGGTTTGCGGAGCGTTGCCATTGGCGACGTGCATGAGGCCCTCCTGCTCGCCTCGCTGCTGACCCAGCGCGCCAACAACGAACCCTATCGCTTCGTCGACATCGCCGTTCCCGTGCACGACGCCGCCGGCAAGCTGCTCGGCGTGCTCGGCGGACATCTGGACTGGAATTGGGCCAGTAACCTGATCAAGGACGCCGAAGCCAATGACGGCAACACCAATACGCAGCTGTCGATCCTCAGCAAGGGCGGCACGATCCTGGTCGGACCCAAGCAGGAGACCGTCCGCTATGGCGGCGACGACCTCGCCGGCATCCTGAAGGCCGGCGTCGGCACCCTGCACGAGACTGTGGACGAACGGCAGATGCTGACGGCATTCCACGTCGGCAAGGGTCACCGCGATTATCAGGGGCTGAACTGGATCGTCACTGCGAGTCAGCCGGCGAGCGTGGCGCTCGCGGCCGCGATTTCGTCGGCCCAGACGATCCTGGCGATCGGGGCCGTCACCGCCCTGATCGGGCTGTCGCTCGCCATGCTGGTCTCGCGCCGGATCGCCGGCCCGATCATTGCCATCACGGGAGAAGCCGACCGCATCGGGCGCGCCCACGGCCCGACCATGCTGGCGCGGCAGAGCGGCTCGGCCGAGGTCGTGCAGCTGTCGCGCGCGCTGCGCTCGCTGCTTCGCCGCATCGGCCTCGCCGAAGAGCGTACCCGCGAGGCCGAACTGCGCGCCACCGAGAACGCGATGCAGCTCCAGGAGGACATGCTGAAGCTGCGCCAGCTCGCCGACACCGACTTCATGACCGGCCTGATGAACCGCCGCTCCTTCCTCGCCGTCGCCGACGACGCGGTCGCGTTCTGCCGCCGCTACAAGCGCAACATGGCGACGCTGATGATCGACATCGACCATTTCAAGAAGATCAACGACACCCATGGCCACCCGGCCGGCGACGACGCCATCAAGCGCGTCGCCGAGATCGTCAGCCAGTCGATCCGGACCACCGACAAGGCCGCCCGCTTCGGCGGCGAGGAATTCGTGGTGCTGCTGCGCGAGATCGACCAGGAGACCGCCGCGCTGCTTGCCGATCGCATCAGGACCTCGATCGAGAGCGCGACGGTGCGCCACGGCGATATCGTCATTCCCATCACGGTCTCGGTCGGGCTCGCGCTGTTCGACGAGCGTGATCGCGACGTGCAGGACGTCATCGAGCGCGCCGATCAGGGCCTCTATGTCGCCAAGAAAACCGGACGCAACCGCACGTTCCTGATGCCGGCAACCGACGAACGCGCCGCCCGCGCCGCCTGA
- a CDS encoding PaaI family thioesterase: protein MVKTALDNFRRPPCAELLGWRLLDARPQEGWIKLGFDGKPEFCNPAGFIQGGMLSAMLDDTMGPAVLVMSEGRLYTTTITMTVNFLSPAKPGPIIGEARVTQLGKTIAFVEGKLMAGDGTVLATASASERLLEAARVVNK, encoded by the coding sequence ATGGTCAAGACCGCGCTCGACAACTTTCGAAGGCCACCCTGCGCCGAGCTGTTGGGCTGGCGCCTGCTCGACGCCCGCCCGCAGGAGGGCTGGATCAAGCTCGGCTTCGACGGCAAGCCGGAGTTCTGCAACCCCGCAGGCTTCATCCAGGGCGGCATGCTTTCGGCCATGCTCGACGACACGATGGGTCCGGCCGTGCTGGTGATGAGCGAGGGCCGGCTCTACACCACCACCATCACCATGACCGTGAACTTCCTCAGCCCGGCGAAGCCCGGCCCGATCATCGGCGAGGCCAGGGTGACGCAGCTCGGCAAGACGATTGCGTTCGTCGAGGGTAAGCTGATGGCCGGGGACGGCACCGTGCTGGCGACGGCAAGCGCCAGCGAGCGGTTGCTGGAAGCGGCGAGGGTGGTGAACAAATAG
- a CDS encoding flavin-dependent oxidoreductase — protein MTVLIAGGGIGGLTLALSLHGIGVPAKVFESVAELKPLGVGINVLPHAVRELIELGLIDKLDASGVRTRELAYFSKHGKPIWSEPRGLEAGYKWPQFSIHRGTLQQLLLDTAVERLGRENILTSHHLTGWTETADGVRADFIDRATGKAAGSYEGAILIAADGIHSAAREKLYPGEGPPIWNGRILWRGVTPAKAFLTGRTMIMAGHEILKFVCYPISKEPDAAGNHLINWVAERHMPPTYQWRREDYNRTARLEEFLPWFESWRFDWLDVPGLIKNCPHAYEYPLVDRDPVSQWTFGKVTLMGDAAHPMYPIGSNGASQAILDARTITREILAHGPTQAALLAYEAERRPATTDLVLLNRKNGPEQVMQLVEERAPDGYNVVTDVLSQQELEDIAANYKRVAGFQVEALNAKPAIVSKDAKRVGA, from the coding sequence ATGACGGTACTCATCGCCGGCGGGGGCATCGGCGGGCTGACGCTTGCGCTCAGCCTGCACGGGATCGGCGTTCCCGCAAAAGTGTTCGAAAGCGTTGCGGAGTTGAAGCCGCTCGGCGTCGGCATCAACGTGCTGCCGCATGCGGTGCGCGAGCTGATCGAGCTCGGCCTGATCGACAAGCTGGACGCCAGCGGCGTGCGCACCCGCGAGCTCGCCTATTTCTCCAAGCACGGCAAGCCGATCTGGAGCGAGCCGCGCGGGCTTGAGGCCGGCTACAAATGGCCGCAATTCTCGATTCATCGCGGCACGCTCCAGCAACTCCTGCTCGACACTGCGGTCGAGCGGCTCGGCCGCGAGAACATCCTCACCAGCCATCATCTGACCGGCTGGACCGAGACCGCCGATGGCGTGCGCGCGGACTTCATCGACAGGGCGACCGGCAAGGCCGCGGGCAGCTATGAGGGCGCGATATTGATCGCGGCCGACGGCATCCATTCCGCCGCGCGCGAAAAGCTCTATCCCGGCGAGGGCCCGCCGATCTGGAATGGCCGCATCCTCTGGCGCGGCGTCACGCCGGCGAAAGCCTTTCTCACCGGCCGCACCATGATCATGGCCGGCCACGAGATCCTGAAATTCGTCTGCTACCCGATCTCGAAAGAGCCGGATGCCGCGGGCAACCATCTGATCAACTGGGTCGCCGAGCGCCACATGCCGCCGACCTATCAGTGGCGACGCGAGGACTACAACCGCACCGCGCGGCTGGAGGAGTTCTTGCCTTGGTTCGAAAGCTGGCGGTTCGACTGGCTCGACGTGCCCGGCCTGATCAAGAACTGCCCGCACGCCTATGAATATCCGCTGGTCGACCGCGATCCGGTGTCGCAATGGACCTTCGGCAAGGTCACGTTGATGGGTGACGCCGCCCATCCCATGTATCCGATCGGCTCGAACGGCGCCTCGCAGGCGATCCTCGACGCCCGTACCATCACGCGCGAAATCCTCGCGCATGGACCGACGCAAGCCGCGTTGCTGGCCTATGAGGCCGAGCGGCGGCCCGCGACCACCGACCTCGTCCTGCTCAACCGCAAGAACGGTCCCGAGCAGGTGATGCAGCTGGTCGAGGAGCGCGCGCCTGACGGCTACAACGTCGTCACCGACGTGCTGTCGCAGCAGGAGCTGGAAGACATCGCCGCCAACTACAAACGCGTCGCGGGTTTCCAGGTCGAGGCGCTGAATGCCAAGCCGGCAATCGTAAGCAAGGATGCGAAGCGGGTCGGCGCTTGA